In Rhodamnia argentea isolate NSW1041297 chromosome 4, ASM2092103v1, whole genome shotgun sequence, the following proteins share a genomic window:
- the LOC115740725 gene encoding putative uncharacterized protein YDL057W isoform X2, which translates to MTNACCLMQMQSPAFHSVHSPLSISSPPKDRCSPKISLNQYPITSLSKPKFAATLRMSQSTHSSVVEQQRVLITNKHGEKLVGLLHETGSSVIVILCHGFRSNKEYKTIVNLAVALEKEGISAFRFDFAGNGESEGTFEYGTYWREADDLRAVIEHFNGANRVTSAIVGHSKGGGVVLLYASKYNDIHTVVNMSSRYDVKGLMGEIEDRLGKDFMQKIKEDGFFDVKNKSGTISYRVPWEILMDRLNTNMHEACLQIDKNCRVLTVHGSADDLVPVPDALEFAKIIPNHKLRIVEGADHGYTSHQAELTYIVSSFIKQALEEDREKSSQ; encoded by the exons ATGACAAATGCTTGTTGCTTGATGCAAATGCAATCTCCAGCATTCCATTCCGTCCACTCGCCCCTCTCGATTTCTTCTCCTCCCAAGGATCGCTGCTCGCCGAAGATCTCCCTAAACCAATATCCGATCACCTCACTGAGCAAGCCCAAGTTCGCGGCGACGCTGAGGATGTCTCAGTCCACTCACAGCTCAG TTGTTGAGCAGCAGAGAGTCTTGATAACGAACAAGCATGGGGAGAAACTGGTGGGTTTGTTGCATGAGACCGGATCTTCGGTGATTGTGATCCTCTGCCACGGCTTTCGGTCTAACAAG GAATATAAAACGATTGTGAATCTTGCTGTTGCTTTAGAGAAGGAGGGTATTAGTGCTTTCCGCTTTGACTTTGCTGGAAATGG AGAGAGTGAAGGTACGTTTGAATATGGTACCTACTGGAGAGAAGCTGATGATCTTCGTGCTGTTATTGAGCACTTCAACGGAGCTAATCGAGTGACCAGTGCAATTGTGGGGCATAGCAAAG GAGGCGGTGTGGTTCTTCTTTATGCTTCTAAGTATAATGATATACATACTGTTGTCAATATGTCTAGCCGTTATGATGTGAAGGGGTTGATGGGGGAAATTGAAGATCGCTTGGGCAAAGATTTCATGCAAAAAATTAAAGAGGATGGATTCTTTGATGTTAAGAATAAATCAG GAACTATTAGTTATCGTGTGCCATGGGAAATTCTGATGGATCGCTTAAATACCAATATGCACGAAGCATGTCTTCAGATTGACAAAAATTGCAG GGTTTTGACGGTTCATGGATCTGCTGATGACCTTGTCCCAGTACCAGATGCCCTAGAGTTCGCGAAAATCATACCCAACCACAAGCTGCGGATTGTAGAAGGTGCAGACCATGGTTATACCTCACATCAGGCAGAGTTGACCTATATCGTATCGAGTTTCATAAAGCAAGCATTGGAGGAGGACAGAGAGAAATCCAGCCAGTAG
- the LOC115740725 gene encoding putative uncharacterized protein YDL057W isoform X5, protein MSQSTHSSVVEQQRVLITNKHGEKLVGLLHETGSSVIVILCHGFRSNKEYKTIVNLAVALEKEGISAFRFDFAGNGESEGTFEYGTYWREADDLRAVIEHFNGANRVTSAIVGHSKGGGVVLLYASKYNDIHTVVNMSSRYDVKGLMGEIEDRLGKDFMQKIKEDGFFDVKNKSGTISYRVPWEILMDRLNTNMHEACLQIDKNCRVLTVHGSADDLVPVPDALEFAKIIPNHKLRIVEGADHGYTSHQAELTYIVSSFIKQALEEDREKSSQ, encoded by the exons ATGTCTCAGTCCACTCACAGCTCAG TTGTTGAGCAGCAGAGAGTCTTGATAACGAACAAGCATGGGGAGAAACTGGTGGGTTTGTTGCATGAGACCGGATCTTCGGTGATTGTGATCCTCTGCCACGGCTTTCGGTCTAACAAG GAATATAAAACGATTGTGAATCTTGCTGTTGCTTTAGAGAAGGAGGGTATTAGTGCTTTCCGCTTTGACTTTGCTGGAAATGG AGAGAGTGAAGGTACGTTTGAATATGGTACCTACTGGAGAGAAGCTGATGATCTTCGTGCTGTTATTGAGCACTTCAACGGAGCTAATCGAGTGACCAGTGCAATTGTGGGGCATAGCAAAG GAGGCGGTGTGGTTCTTCTTTATGCTTCTAAGTATAATGATATACATACTGTTGTCAATATGTCTAGCCGTTATGATGTGAAGGGGTTGATGGGGGAAATTGAAGATCGCTTGGGCAAAGATTTCATGCAAAAAATTAAAGAGGATGGATTCTTTGATGTTAAGAATAAATCAG GAACTATTAGTTATCGTGTGCCATGGGAAATTCTGATGGATCGCTTAAATACCAATATGCACGAAGCATGTCTTCAGATTGACAAAAATTGCAG GGTTTTGACGGTTCATGGATCTGCTGATGACCTTGTCCCAGTACCAGATGCCCTAGAGTTCGCGAAAATCATACCCAACCACAAGCTGCGGATTGTAGAAGGTGCAGACCATGGTTATACCTCACATCAGGCAGAGTTGACCTATATCGTATCGAGTTTCATAAAGCAAGCATTGGAGGAGGACAGAGAGAAATCCAGCCAGTAG
- the LOC115740722 gene encoding CRM-domain containing factor CFM3, chloroplastic/mitochondrial: MALAPFPPPNRSYASTPALAHSPSLQLLLLRRSSRVVGFRTRCSHQSVQSETQPTRVPFDAGRKKRKPKPSFFEQIRGKWTSKTDSARERFPWQVEEQEPPRGQREDERLVSQEVSDKAVEISSERERCNVDPPVTDGVLRALSVNQSTLPPWVVHGYKASPEPICDDESEASRLGSEGGEIEEVRERLDDDKVVRAGKSIGKVDFGGKFDTEDDEWEELSAVAPQQGENISHAFKGLRVSDVLSDDEDHQENVDFEKLDVSGESGNKGSVDLPWKREGDGRRKQSNVDLAERVVPQHELRRLRKISLRMVERTKVGDAGITQALVDSIREKWRVDELVKLKFEGAHSLNMKRTHETLESRTGGLIIWRSGSSVVLYRGIAYKLPCVQSYSKKIQASVSSLKNEEIASDVFHSGGGTEFFKNQGRILCGSAEYTKDLSKKELVDIIDLNYLLDELGPRFKDWSGCEPVPVDADLLPSEVPGYKTPFRLLPYGVGHCLKNKETTMFRRLARTMPPHFALGRNRKLQGLAKAMVKLWESSAIAKIAIKRGVPNTCNDRMAEELKDLTGGTLLSRNKDYIVFYRGNDFLPPVVVEALKERAKLADVQADEEDQARQRASAAIDSKLKASKSPLVAGTLTETLAATSRWGNKSSSKDVEQMRRDQSLNNHASLLKYLQKKLALAKGKVKKAEKALAKVQENLEPADLPVDLEMISDEERSLLRKIGLSMKPYLLIGRRGIFDGTIENMHLHWKYRELVKLIVRGKSFAQVKHLAVSLEAESGGVLVSLDKTMKGYAIIVYRGKNYQRPHAVRPRNLLTRRQALARSIELQRREALKHHISDLQERIELLKYELEDMGVNKQIDEEKLSRSFNAGSTIDDTSEDEGEEAYLGVYESEVEDT; this comes from the exons ATGGCGCTCGCACCATTTCCGCCACCAAACCGCTCCTATGCTTCCACTCCCGCCCTCGCTCACTCTCCTTCTCTTCAACTTCTCCTCCTTCGGCGAAGCTCCAGAGTTGTCGGGTTCAGAACTCGTTGCTCGCACCAATCGGTTCAGTCCGAGACTCAACCGACCAGAGTCCCGTTCGACGCAGGGAGGAAGAAGCGGAAGCCGAAGCCGAGCTTCTTCGAGCAAATCCGCGGCAAGTGGACGAGCAAAACCGATTCGGCCCGAGAGAGGTTCCCTTGGCAGGTAGAGGAGCAAGAGCCGCCGCGAGGACAGCGCGAAGACGAAAGGTTGGTGAGCCAGGAAGTATCTGATAAAGCCGTCGAAATATCATCTGAGCGTGAGCGTTGTAATGTTGATCCGCCGGTAACAGATGGCGTGTTGCGTGCTCTTTCAGTTAATCAGTCTACATTGCCTCCTTGGGTGGTTCATGGATATAAAGCCTCCCCAGAACCCATCTGCGACGACGAAAGCGAAGCTTCGCGATTAGGCTCGGAGGGAGGGGAAATTGAGGAGGTTAGGGAGCGTTTGGATGATGACAAGGTTGTTAGAGCTGGCAAGTCAATCGGCAAAGTTGATTTTGGCGGGAAGTTTGATACAGAAGATGACGAATGGGAGGAATTGTCTGCAGTTGCTCCTCAACAAGGTGAAAATATATCACACGCCTTTAAAGGATTGAGAGTGAGTGACGTTTTGTCCGATGATGAGGATCATCAggagaatgttgactttgagaagcttgacgTTTCTGGTGAGAGTGGTAATAAGGGTTCAGTGGACTTACCATGgaagagagaaggagatggGAGGAGGAAGCAGAGTAATGTGGATTTGGCGGAGCGAGTAGTACCGCAACACGAGCTCAGGAGGCTCAGGAAAATTTCTCTGAGGATGGTGGAGAGGACGAAAGTTGGGGATGCAGGGATTACTCAGGCTTTGGTGGATTCTATACGTGAGAAGTGGAGAGTGGATGAATTGGTGAAGTTGAAGTTTGAAGGTGCCCACTCCCTTAACATGAAAAGAACCCATGAAACTTTGGAG AGTAGGACCGGAGGCTTGATTATATGGAGATCTGGAAGTTCAGTGGTGTTGTACCGAGGGATAGCCTATAAGCTTCCTTGTGTTCAATCGTACAGCAAAAAAATACAGGCCAGTGTAAGTTCTCTGAAAAACGAGGAGATAGCCAGTGATGTTTTTCATAGTGGAGGAGGAACAGAGTTTTTCAAAAACCAGGGCCGTATTTTATGTGGTTCTGCAGAATATACGAAGGATCTATCTAAGAAAGAACTGGTGGATATAATTGATCTTAACTATTTATTAGATGAGTTGGGTCCACGGTTCAAGGATTGGTCAGGCTGTGAGCCAGTTCCAGTTGATGCTGACTTGCTTCCTTCAGAGGTTCCTGGATATAAAACTCCATTTAGGCTTCTTCCTTATGGGGTTGGACATTGTCTGAAAAACAAAGAGACGACCATGTTTCGTAGACTCGCAAGGACGATGCCTCCGCATTTTGCCCTGG GAAGAAACAGAAAGCTGCAAGGTCTTGCTAAGGCCATGGTAAAGTTGTGGGAGAGCAGTGCTATTGCAAAAATAGCAATTAAACGCGGCGTGCCAAATACTTGCAATGATAGAATGGCTGAAGAACTGAAG GATTTAACTGGGGGAACACTACTCTCTAGGAACAAAGATTATATTGTGTTTTACAGGGGCAATGATTTCTTGCCTCCTGTGGTGGTAGAAGCACtgaaagagagagcaaaactAGCAGATGTCCAGGCAGATGAGGAAGACCAAGCACGTCAGAGGGCCTCAGCTGCAATTGATTCAAAATTAAAAGCTTCTAAAAGCCCACTTGTTGCTGGTACTCTTACTGAAACTCTGGCTGCAACCTCTCGGTGGGGGAATAAATCGAGCAGCAAAGATGTTGAGCAAATGCGTAGAGATCAATCACTCAATAACCATGCTTCACTCTTGAAATATCTTCAGAAGAAACTTGCTCTT GCAAAAGGGAAGGTAAAAAAGGCTGAGAAAGCTTTAGCAAAAGTGCAGGAGAATCTTGAACCAGCAGACCTTCCAGTTGATCTGGAAATGATAAGCGATGAGGAGAGATCTCTACTTCGTAAGATTGGACTGAGTATGAAGCCCTACCTGCTTATTG GAAGGCGTGGTATATTTGATGGTACCATAGAGAACATGCACTTGCATTGGAAGTATCGGGAGTTAGTAAAACTAATTGTGAGGGGAAAAAGTTTTGCACAAGTGAAGCATCTCGCAGTTTCTTTAGAGGCTGAGAGTGGTGGGGTGCTGGTATCCTTAGATAAGACCATGAAAGGCTATGCTATCATCGTTTATCGTGGGAAGAATTATCAAAGGCCTCATGCAGTGAGGCCCAGAAATTTGCTTACTAGAAGGCAGGCATTGGCTCGCTCTATTGAACTTCAGAGACGTGAG GCACTTAAGCATCATATTTCAGACTTACAGGAGCGGATTGAGCTGCTAAAATACGAACTT GAAGATATGGGAGTAAACAAGcagattgatgaagaaaagcTTTCTAGATCATTTAATGCCGGATCGACAATAGATGACACATCTGAG GACGAAGGAGAGGAGGCATACCTTGGAGTTTATGAAAGTGAAGTGGAGGATACTTGA
- the LOC115740646 gene encoding cytokinin dehydrogenase 3, translating to MAVNYSIVSNFMVVFIISRLLSTVGKSKPPAHSLPSKLSNMLRTDPDTISAASADFGNIVRETPAAVLHPSCPEDIAALVRFVCDGSNPSVPFAIAARGRGHSVRGQAMARGGVVVDMTALARHRGGAAIAVSWSRLLGHYADVGGGQLWRDVLEETLRHGLAPVSWTDYLYLTVGGTLSNAGISGQTFRYGPQISNVYEMDVITGTGELMTCSPDKNPELFYSVLGGLGQFGIITRARIALDRAPKRVKWVRMLYSDFSAFTTDQEHLISKNGRDQDGALDYVEGLLLMHKGPPDSWRSSFFPRSDHPGIVSLLNRHKIVYCLEVAKYYDDLTQNTVNKDLENLFQGLSHIPEFVFQKDVAYVDFLDRVREGELKLTAQGLWDVPHPWLNLFVPKSRISDFNDGVFKDIILERSITTGTVLIYPMNRNKWDDRMSAVVPDEDVFYTVGFLHSSGFDDWQRFDLQNKELLSFCEDAGIEVKHYLPNFGNEQEWTRHFGSKWRTFCNRKTRFDPKMIFSPGQRIFNRNQSM from the exons ATGGCGGTGAATTACTCAATCGTTTCGAATTTCATGGTGGTATTCATCATAAGCCGGTTGCTCTCCACCGTCGGCAAATCCAAACCCCCGGCTCATTCCCTACCCTCCAAGCTCTCCAACATGCTCCGCACCGACCCCGACACGATAAGCGCGGCCTCGGCCGACTTCGGCAACATCGTCCGGGAAACACCCGCGGCCGTGCTCCACCCGTCATGCCCCGAGGACATCGCGGCCCTCGTGAGGTTCGTGTGCGACGGCAGTAATCCATCCGTCCCGTTCGCCATCGCGGCCAGAGGGCGCGGCCACTCGGTCCGGGGCCAGGCCATGGCTCGGGGCGGGGTCGTGGTGGACATGACGGCGCTGGCAAGGCACCGCGGGGGAGCCGCCATCGCCGTCTCGTGGAGTAGGCTGCTCGGGCACTATGCCGATGTTGGCGGCGGGCAGCTCTGGAGGGACGTGCTGGAGGAGACGCTGAGGCATGGGCTCGCGCCGGTCTCGTGGACGGACTACCTGTACCTAACCGTGGGCGGGACACTCTCTAACGCCGGCATAAGTGGGCAAACGTTCCGATATGGTCCTCAAATCAGCAATGTGTATGAAATGGACGTCATTACTG GGACTGGGGAGCTCATGACCTGTTCGCCCGACAAAAACCCTGAGCTGTTTTACTCTGTTCTTGGAGGTCTTGGCCAGTTCGGCATAATAACGAGAGCGAGGATCGCCTTGGATCGAGCTCCGAAGAGG GTCAAATGGGTGAGAATGCTTTACAGCGATTTCTCGGCTTTTACGACAGACCAAGAACATTTGATTTCAAAGAACGGAAGGGACCAGGACGGTGCACTGGATTATGTGGAAGGGCTGCTTCTCATGCACAAGGGTCCGCCGGATAGTTGGAGATCTTCTTTCTTCCCTCGGTCGGACCACCCGGGAATCGTGTCGCTGTTGAACCGACATAAGATCGTCTACTGCCTCGAAGTAGCCAAGTATTACGATGATCTCACCCAAAACACAGTGAACAAG GATCTGGAGAATTTGTTCCAAGGATTGAGCCATATTCCTGAGTTCGTATTCCAGAAAGATGTAGCCTATGTCGATTTCCTCGACCGAGTACGGGAAGGAGAGCTGAAACTCACGGCGCAGGGCCTGTGGGATGTTCCTCATCCATGGTTGAACTTATTCGTGCCCAAATCTCGCATTTCCGATTTCAACGACGGCGTTTTCAAGGACATCATCCTCGAAAGGAGCATAACGACCGGAACTGTCCTCATTTATCCTATGAATAGAAACAA GTGGGATGATCGGATGTCCGCGGTTGTACCGGACGAGGACGTATTCTACACCGTAGGGTTTTTGCATTCGAGCGGGTTCGATGATTGGCAACGATTTGATCTTCAAAACAAAGAGTTGCTGAGTTTTTGTGAAGACGCAGGCATTGAGGTTAAACACTATCTTCCAAATTTTGGCAATGAACAAGAATGGACGAGACATTTCGGGTCGAAATGGAGGACGTTTTGCAATAGGAAAACCCGGTTCGATCCGAAAATGATATTTTCTCCTGGGCAGAGAATATTCAATCGCAACCAAAGCATGTag